From a region of the Pseudophaeobacter arcticus DSM 23566 genome:
- a CDS encoding ABC transporter substrate-binding protein: MKITQHIKVAALTAALATGAAVGSAQAEEPIRFGLCFDLSKSYTFISPQVAQAAQDLAMYANDNGGIEGHPVEMVVRDHGNEPQRGVECYEQLKRDGVFIFNFLSTPVSNAALPRIMKDENILMQSAVGRGDAVDGEVFEWVFPIGPTYWQQAANDVAFIKEQMDGDLSDAKIGFIYLDYPFGQEPIEILKTLAEKEGFQLDLYPVPLPGSDQSGAWSKIRRDKPDYMISWLLAGGHVVASKEMRRNGFPIDRYLSVNWMNEVDISNIGAADAKGILRGTNVAGGQEVPIIKTMLDTYYANDKGNGPEEKVRDVYYNTGMSMYSAAFEAARIAIKENGWPLTPESMKAGYESLEGYDANGLMAPLTVTGEDHGGGGKTRVEQWDGENWVPLTDWSAEYLDVVWEVIKESSEKFHVD; this comes from the coding sequence ATGAAAATCACTCAACACATCAAGGTGGCGGCTCTTACCGCTGCTTTGGCAACTGGCGCAGCGGTGGGCTCCGCCCAAGCCGAGGAACCGATCCGTTTCGGTCTGTGCTTCGACCTTAGCAAGTCGTACACATTCATTTCGCCCCAGGTGGCTCAAGCCGCGCAGGATCTCGCGATGTATGCCAACGACAATGGCGGCATCGAAGGCCATCCGGTTGAAATGGTCGTGCGTGACCACGGTAACGAACCGCAGCGTGGCGTTGAATGCTACGAGCAACTCAAGCGTGACGGGGTGTTTATTTTTAACTTCCTGTCCACGCCCGTCTCGAACGCTGCTTTGCCGCGTATCATGAAAGACGAGAACATCCTGATGCAATCTGCGGTTGGTCGTGGTGATGCGGTTGACGGCGAAGTCTTCGAATGGGTCTTCCCCATTGGCCCGACCTATTGGCAGCAAGCCGCCAACGACGTTGCCTTCATCAAGGAACAAATGGACGGCGACCTGAGCGATGCGAAGATCGGCTTCATCTATCTTGACTATCCGTTCGGTCAGGAACCGATCGAGATCCTGAAAACCCTTGCCGAGAAAGAGGGCTTTCAACTTGACCTCTATCCCGTGCCGCTGCCCGGGTCGGACCAGTCCGGCGCATGGAGTAAAATCCGTCGCGACAAGCCTGACTATATGATCAGCTGGCTTCTGGCCGGTGGCCACGTTGTCGCATCCAAAGAAATGCGCCGTAATGGTTTCCCGATTGACCGCTACCTGTCGGTGAACTGGATGAACGAAGTCGACATCAGCAACATCGGTGCAGCAGATGCCAAAGGCATTCTTCGCGGGACCAACGTTGCCGGCGGCCAAGAAGTGCCAATCATCAAAACGATGCTCGACACTTACTATGCCAACGACAAAGGCAACGGCCCGGAAGAAAAAGTCCGTGACGTGTATTACAACACCGGCATGAGCATGTACTCCGCCGCGTTCGAAGCCGCACGTATCGCCATCAAGGAAAATGGCTGGCCGCTGACCCCCGAAAGCATGAAAGCGGGTTACGAGTCGCTTGAAGGTTACGATGCCAATGGTCTGATGGCTCCGTTGACTGTGACCGGCGAAGATCACGGCGGCGGTGGTAAAACCCGCGTCGAGCAGTGGGACGGTGAAAACTGGGTTCCGCTGACCGACTGGAGCGCCGAGTATCTCGACGTCGTGTGGGAAGTGATCAAGGAAAGCTCCGAGAAGTTCCACGTAGACTAA
- a CDS encoding enoyl-CoA hydratase/isomerase family protein, with protein MNPIDVTIEDGIATVCINRPERKNALSVAATNGLTDAWEMIEADDTVRVAILTSTDCGVFSAGLDLKEATQIARDEGVDILSKMRDPFHEKMRDCKKPIIAAMTGSLMAGGMMLTLNCDLRVGLKGTKVGITEVKIGRGSPWAAPALSMLPQPILMEIVLTGDLMPIERLHDYGFTNYIEDTPDAVRARAYDLAKRIASAAPLSVVAAKGSVRATMDLGCAGGLEEGKRLHEVVYASNDGVEGPKAFAEKRAPVWTGT; from the coding sequence ATGAACCCCATCGACGTGACGATTGAAGACGGCATTGCAACAGTTTGTATCAACCGGCCCGAGCGCAAGAATGCTTTGTCCGTGGCAGCAACAAACGGGCTGACCGATGCTTGGGAAATGATCGAAGCCGACGACACTGTTCGCGTGGCCATTTTGACCTCAACCGACTGCGGTGTGTTTAGCGCCGGGCTCGATTTGAAGGAAGCAACGCAGATCGCCCGCGATGAGGGTGTCGATATCCTCAGCAAGATGCGCGATCCGTTCCACGAAAAGATGCGCGATTGCAAAAAACCGATTATCGCCGCCATGACCGGATCCCTGATGGCAGGCGGCATGATGCTGACGCTGAATTGTGATCTGCGCGTGGGCCTGAAGGGCACCAAGGTCGGGATTACCGAAGTTAAGATCGGCCGCGGTTCTCCGTGGGCGGCTCCGGCGCTGTCGATGCTGCCGCAACCGATCCTTATGGAAATCGTCCTGACCGGTGATCTGATGCCGATTGAACGGCTGCATGATTACGGCTTTACCAATTATATCGAAGACACCCCGGACGCCGTGCGTGCGCGGGCGTATGATCTTGCCAAACGAATTGCCTCTGCGGCGCCGTTGTCCGTCGTTGCGGCCAAAGGCAGTGTGCGCGCGACCATGGATCTGGGCTGCGCGGGCGGTTTGGAAGAGGGCAAGCGCCTGCATGAGGTGGTGTATGCCAGCAATGATGGCGTCGAAGGCCCCAAAGCCTTTGCAGAGAAACGCGCGCCGGTTTGGACCGGCACCTGA
- a CDS encoding enoyl-CoA hydratase/isomerase family protein, with the protein MSELIRLERDGPIGILRFLEAKKRNPYSMAFVEELVAHLRDAERDDTIRAVVMTGGDHFSSGGDLVGFQAEIAKGARATSEMVDRVHDGGRAAYLFKKPLISAVCGVAFGAGLSLALSADIVVAAEDARLCEVFARVGGCPDTGSSWLLQQRVGAGVARMLVLTGREIDGITAKDLRVVEECVPADQVEARALEIAREIAQHPMFGVQSAKRVMRSTAECNYIEALDIERDVQSVLLCAHDFPEAMKAFSEKRKPEFNDQ; encoded by the coding sequence ATGAGCGAACTTATTCGTCTGGAGCGGGACGGGCCGATTGGCATCCTGCGCTTTCTTGAGGCCAAGAAACGCAATCCGTACAGCATGGCCTTCGTTGAAGAACTAGTGGCGCATCTGCGCGATGCCGAGCGCGACGATACGATCCGTGCCGTGGTCATGACCGGCGGCGATCATTTCAGCAGTGGCGGCGACCTTGTCGGGTTCCAAGCCGAGATCGCCAAGGGGGCACGCGCCACGTCCGAAATGGTCGATCGGGTGCATGATGGCGGCCGCGCGGCCTATTTGTTCAAAAAGCCTTTGATTTCTGCTGTATGCGGCGTCGCTTTTGGCGCGGGCCTGAGCTTGGCCTTGTCGGCAGATATCGTTGTGGCTGCCGAAGATGCGCGACTGTGCGAAGTCTTCGCCCGCGTTGGCGGATGTCCCGACACCGGATCGAGCTGGCTTTTGCAACAACGCGTCGGCGCCGGTGTGGCGCGGATGCTTGTTCTTACAGGTCGCGAGATCGACGGGATCACCGCAAAGGACCTGCGGGTTGTAGAAGAATGCGTGCCCGCCGACCAGGTCGAAGCGCGTGCGCTTGAAATCGCCCGCGAGATTGCCCAGCATCCGATGTTTGGTGTTCAAAGCGCCAAGCGGGTGATGCGCAGCACCGCAGAGTGCAACTATATCGAAGCGCTCGACATTGAGCGCGACGTGCAAAGCGTTCTACTCTGCGCCCATGATTTTCCCGAGGCCATGAAAGCGTTCTCGGAAAAACGAAAGCCTGAATTCAACGACCAATAA